CACCGGTGGTCACGACGGGCTTGATCCAGATCTGCACGCCGGAAAGGGGTTTGCCGGTCGTGTCGAGCGCCTGTCCCTGCACGCTGCCAGGAGCGGGTTTGCCGGGAGCAGCCAGGGCTGCCGAGACGGTGAAGAGGGCGAGAAGGCCAGCCGGAATCAACTTGTGCATCTGTGGACGCTCCTTTCTGAGTTCTGAAGAGGGGAGAGACAGGAGAGGGTCTGAAGGTCGGCGTGGACAGGCGTTACGGCCAGTAGCGGGTCAGGGCGAAATCCTGATTGCTGTCGTTCCGCAGGCCCACTGCCACGATGCGCGTGGCGGGAATGCGCTCGTCGGGCTGGAGCGTGAGCGCCTGCGCCTGGTCGTCTTTGGTGCCGGGAGCGACCGGGGTGATGGTGGTTCCGCCCTGTCCAAAGCTGTCATCGAGCTGCCCGAGGTTGTTCAGCCGCGTGACGGCGAAATTGCCGGACGACGAACCGCCTTCGTAGACCCAGCCGCCCAGCACGACCTTGCCGTCTGTCTGGATGGCCAGCCCGGTTGCCGCGTCCCAGTTGCCCGCGCTGATGGCGATGATCTTCTTGCCGCCCGTGCCGAAGGTATTGTCGAGTGCGCCGTTTTCCGTCAGTCGCACCACCGCCGTGTCGTTCTGGCTCTGTCCGGCCAGGACCAGGCGGTTCTGGCTGTCGAGCTGCACCGCGTTTGCCACGCCGATGGTTCCGGCGAAGAGGCCGCTGACCTTGCCGCCCGTGCCGAAGGTGTTGTCGAGCGTGCCGGAGGGCGTGTAGCGGGCTGCCGCGAAGTCGCCCTCGCCCCCCACTGCGATGATCTTGCCCTGTTGCAGTGCCAGGGCATGCACGCTGTCACTGCCGTTCTGTGACGCGAGTGCCGTCGTGACCTGCCCACCTGTGCCGAACGAGGCGTCGAGCGTGCCGGAGGGCGTGTAGCGTGCCAGGGCGAAATCGATGCCCGTCGCGTTGCTGGCGAACGTCGCCTGCCCGCCCACCACCACCGCGCCGTTCGGCTGCACCACCACGGCCAGGGGCCGATCTGCGCTGCTGCCGCTGAAAGCAGTGGTCACCTTGCCCCCGGTTCCGAACCCGTTATCCAGCGAGCCATCGGTGTTGAGGCGAGCGAGGCCGAAACGCTCGGCGTTGCCGGTGGTCACGCCGCCTGCCACCAGAATCCTGCCGTCGGACTGCAGGGCCACAGCGCGGGCGATGTCAGTGCTGCCCGCGAAGTCGATCAAGACCCTGCCCCCGTTGCCAAAGCTCTGGTCGAGGCTGCCGTCCCGCGTGTAGCGCACCACCGCGAAGTCGTCCGCATGGGTTCCGGAGGTGCGGCCCACCACGATCAGCTTGCCGTCGGGCTGGGTCGTCACTGCGGAGGGCACGTCCTCGCCCGCCCCCACCGGCGTCACGGCGATACCGCCCGTGCCGAAGGTGGTATCGAGGCTCCCGGCGGGGCCGCGCACCGTCACGGTGAGGGTCTTTGAAACGCTGGCGGTTCCGGTGGCCGTGCCGGTCAGCGTCACCGCTGTCGGCTGAGAATGGGCGGCGTTCGCGGCGGCACTCACCGTCACTTCTGCGCTGGTCTGGCCCTCCGGAATGCTGATCGGCGCACCCGTCGCCCCGGCGGGCAGACCACTCAGGGTCACGTTCACCGCGCCAGAAAATCCGCTGTTTCGCTTCAGCGTCACGGTCAGGCGGGCGCTCGTTCCGGTGATCACCGGCAGCCTGTCCTGCGAGAGCGACAGGTCGAAGCTGCTGGACTGCGGCTGCCTCACGGTCAGGGCGGCAGCGGTGCTGATGACGTTCCCGACACTCGCCGTGATGCTGGTGTTGCCCACGCCCATGCCGGTCACGACGCCGCCCGCCACCTTCGCCACCGTTTCGGCGCTCGACTTCCAGACGAAGCTGATACCGTTCAGTGCCTGTCCCTGGGCGTTTTTCGCGGTGGCGGTCAGGGTCTTCGACTGGCCGACCGTGATATCCGCCGTGCCGGGCGTGAGTTCGATGGTCCTGATGGTCAGGTCCGGCTGGGCTGCGCCGCTGCCGCTGCACGCGACCAGAGTTCCGGTCAAGAGCAGACCGCTGATGATAAGGGTACGTTTCATGATGTCCTCCCTGGAGTCCTTCCCTGTGTCGTGGTGGTCTCGGTTGCCTTCTGGCTCCTGTACAGTAAAAAACTCGCCATGATTGGCCCGTGATCGGCCCGGCAGCACCGCCGCGAACGTTCGATGTCCGGAATCTGTGACCTTTTGCCGTGCTGCGAGAGGCCGATCTGTTCCTGCTGGAGCGGCCCCGCCACCAGGCCTGGACTTCAATCCGACCGGGGATCGGTGATGGCCCGTGGAACAGCTTGCCCACTCTGGGACGGGTCGGGGCGGTGCTGCCGGACGACGTGGAGGCCCAGAAACTCCAGCAGCGTGGCGGGCACGGCGAAATACCGCCGCTGCGAATCGTTTGGCAGGAGGACCGAGGCCCGCCAGACCGGACGCGCTCCGTCGGACTCGTACCAGACGCGCAGGAGATACACTTCGTGTTCTGTGGAAGCGGGTGGATGGGTGTCGTCGTTCATGTCCTGCTCCTTTCACACTGCCGGGCAGTGTCGGAGGAAGGTACAGGGCCGCCCGTGATCGCAGCCTGATTGACCGGCGGCGCGAAGTACAGGCAGGAAGACCCGCCCGAATTCTGTCCTGCTGTGGCTGGAGCAGCGGTCAGCGTGGAACGGAAGGACAGACCTTTCTCGGGATCGAAGAGGGAGCAGCACTCGTGATCAGCTCTGCGGAAAGGTGAAGTGATAAAATAAATCTCTCATGCACCCGTCGTCGTGGCGCATTCAGGTGATCGGTCAGGCGCGAATCGGTGCCCCCGGGGACGTGTCTCCTGCCGCCCTCGAACGCAAACTCGCCGCCTGTCTGGCCTATCTCGCGCTGGAAGGTGCCACGCCCCGTTCGCGGCTGGTCGGACTGTGCTGGCCCGATTCCCCGGAATCGACCGCCCGAAACAACCTGTCGCAGATGCTGAGAAAGCTGCGACTCGCCACCGGCACTGACCTGATCACCGGCACCGATGAACTCTGCCTGACAGCCGATGTGAGCGTGGATGCGCGGGAGGCCCGCGACGCCTTCACGCAGGGCAGACTTTCGGAACTGCTGTCGTTGCAGGGCGACTTTCTTCAGCATCTCAGGTACGACGACTGTCCGGATCTCGACGACTGGATCACGGCGGAACGTGAGCGCCTGCTGGAATGGCGAAGTCAGGCGCTGCGGGCAGTCCTGACGCGGGCCGAGCGCGAGGGCGATTATGCTCAGGCACTGGACCTCGCCCGCAGGCTTCTGGACCTCGATCCCGTTTCGGAGGAGGCGCACCGCCACGTGATGCGCCTGCACTATCTGCACGGCGACCGACCGGCGGCGTTGCGGGCATACCGCCGCTGTCAGGAGGTGCTGCGCCGGGAATTCGGCGTATCGCCCCTGCCCGAGACGGTGCAGCTCGCCCGCGAGATCGACCGGGGCACCGTGCCGATGCTGACGCCGCACCGGACGGTGACGTTGCCACTGGCTGTGCAGCGCCCGCCTCATCTGGTGGGCCGCGAGCGCGAGTGGGCACAGATGGAGGCCGCCTGGGATCAGGTGCTGTTCATCTACCTGCGCGGCGCACCAGGATCGGGAAAAACCCGTCTGGCTCAGGATTTCGCCGCCAGCAAGGGCGACTTTGTCGTGTACGGAGGCCGTCCGGGTGACACGCAGGTGCCGTTCGCTTCCTCGGCCCGCAACGCCCGCACGGTGCTCGACCGTTTCCCCGATGTGCCGCTTCAGGAATGGGTGCGCCGCGAGATGGCGCGTGTTCTGCCGGAACTGGCGCTGCCCGCCGAGGTGCTCACGCCCCTGAGCAGCGAGGCCGACGTGCTGCGGCTGCGTCAGGCCATGCAGGTGTTTTTTGCCGAGCGGACCGGTCATCTGGCCTGCGTGCTGGTCGATGACTGGCAGTTCTACGATTACGAATCGAATCAGGACGGGGTGTTCATGTGGGGTACTCCGCTGCCGCAGGGCGTCGGGGTCAAGATGCCGAAGATGATCGTCACGTATCGCCCCGACGAGGTGACACCCGAGAGCGAGGCGCTGATCGGGCGTCTGGTCGAGCAGGGACTGGGAATCTTTATCGATCTGGAGCCGCTTCAGGGAGACGGAATCGAGCTGCTGATGGACGATCTGGGTGTGCCGCCCGATCCCCGGGCGCGTGATCGGCTGCGCTCACACAGCGGCGGCAATCCGCTGTTCCTGCTGGAAACCGTCAAGTACCTGCTGGAAAGCGGGCAGTTGGCAGATGGGCTGCCCGAGCGGCTGCCGCTGCCGCCCAAGGTGGGGCAACTGATCGAGCGCCGCCTCGCGCTGCTGTCGCCCCCTGCTCTCCAGGCCGTCCGGGCCGCAGCCGTTCTGCAACGCGATTTCGATGTCGAACTGGTGGCCCAGGTGCTGGGCGCTCCGCTTTTCGACCTGCTGGGTGCGTGGGAAGAGCTGGAATCTGCTCAGATCATGCGGGGCGAGAGCTTCTCGCACGATCTGGTGTACGAGGCGGTGCGTCAGGGCGTGCCTGCCTCGATCTGGCCGCTGCTGCACCGGGGCGCGGCGCGAGCACTCGAAGGACAGGGTGCCCACCCCGCCCGCATCGCCACGCACTGGCTCGGCGGCGGCAAGCCCGCTCTGGCCGCTCCCTGCTGGCTTGCCGCCGCCGAGACGGCGCGGGCGAGATACCTGACCGGAACCGTCGCAGACAATCTCGGACAGGCCGGAGACGCGTACTGGGCGGCAGGAAACGCGGACGCTGCCTTCGACGCCTGGATGCAGCAGGCTGAAGAACTGTTCTATCTGGAACGCCTGGACGATTTCCTGGCGTGTGTCGAGGCGATGCAGCCGCGTGCTGGGACCCTGCGTCAGCGCGGCATCGTTCAGCGCCTCATCAGCGCCCGGCACTGGATGCACGGCGACGCAGCAGGTGCAGTCCGGGAGGCCGACATCGGTCTGACGTATGCCGTGCAGGCCGGAGACCTGCGCCTGGAGGCCGAAGTGCTGGAACTGAGGGGAGCGGTGAGCTTGCAGAGCTCTCCATCTCAGGATCTTCAGGCGTCGCTGGAACGCATGATGGTCATCGGGAATACGCTGAACGATCGGCTGATTCAGGCGAAGGCGCACATCATGCTCTCGACCCAGTTCAGTGAACGCGACCTGCGCGTGTCGCTGCACCATGCCGAGGCGGGCGAGAAGCTGTTCCGGAGCCTGCACGACGCGACCGGGGTCGCCGCCTGTGCTCAGAAGGCCGCCAGTGCCTATCTGAAGCTCGGCGATCTCGGCGCGGTGCGCGGCACCCTGGCCCGCAAGGCGGCAGAGCTGGCGCAGGGAGACCGGCCAATTACCCAGCAGTTCTATCTGCTGGAGAGTCAGGCACACTGCGACTATGCCCAGGGACATTACCGGCAGGCGCTCGCAGCCCTCGATGAGGCGCTGGGTCTGGACGTGATGCACGGCCCGCTCTGGCGACCTGGACTGCGTGCGTGGCGGGCCACGGTGCTGGCTGACCTCGGTGCGTCGGCCGAGGCACTTGCCGAGGTGCGGGAAGTGCTGGGCGGCCTGTCGACCTCGCTTCATCACCGTCTGGAAGTCCGGGTGCTGAGCCTGGACGTGCTGGCAGCGCTGCAGCAGTGGGACGAAGCGGCGGCGGCGTTGTCCGAGGCCCAGCGTGTACCGCACGGCGGCGTGTACTGGGGAACGCGGCTGGAACTTGCACGCGCCGCCCTCCTGCCGCCTGCCGACCGACTGCCCATTCTGAACGATGTGCTGCGCTGCAGCCATGCAGCGGGTCTGCGGGGGCTGTCGCTGGCTGCCGAGGTGCGCCGCAATGCTGCCCGGCTGGCCCTGAATCTTGCGCCGCTGCCCTGGGAGGCAGACCTCTCGGACCAGCCTGCCGGGGTGATCGGGTTGCCGGAATGGCTGTCGGTGCGGGTACAGGTCGCCGCCGTGCATGGTCCTGAGCAGCAGGCCGAGGCGTGGGCCGCGCTGCACACCTGGGCCGCGCAGGCCGTCCGGTCCGACGTGC
The genomic region above belongs to Deinococcus sp. KNUC1210 and contains:
- a CDS encoding delta-60 repeat domain-containing protein, whose product is MKRTLIISGLLLTGTLVACSGSGAAQPDLTIRTIELTPGTADITVGQSKTLTATAKNAQGQALNGISFVWKSSAETVAKVAGGVVTGMGVGNTSITASVGNVISTAAALTVRQPQSSSFDLSLSQDRLPVITGTSARLTVTLKRNSGFSGAVNVTLSGLPAGATGAPISIPEGQTSAEVTVSAAANAAHSQPTAVTLTGTATGTASVSKTLTVTVRGPAGSLDTTFGTGGIAVTPVGAGEDVPSAVTTQPDGKLIVVGRTSGTHADDFAVVRYTRDGSLDQSFGNGGRVLIDFAGSTDIARAVALQSDGRILVAGGVTTGNAERFGLARLNTDGSLDNGFGTGGKVTTAFSGSSADRPLAVVVQPNGAVVVGGQATFASNATGIDFALARYTPSGTLDASFGTGGQVTTALASQNGSDSVHALALQQGKIIAVGGEGDFAAARYTPSGTLDNTFGTGGKVSGLFAGTIGVANAVQLDSQNRLVLAGQSQNDTAVVRLTENGALDNTFGTGGKKIIAISAGNWDAATGLAIQTDGKVVLGGWVYEGGSSSGNFAVTRLNNLGQLDDSFGQGGTTITPVAPGTKDDQAQALTLQPDERIPATRIVAVGLRNDSNQDFALTRYWP
- a CDS encoding BTAD domain-containing putative transcriptional regulator, yielding MHPSSWRIQVIGQARIGAPGDVSPAALERKLAACLAYLALEGATPRSRLVGLCWPDSPESTARNNLSQMLRKLRLATGTDLITGTDELCLTADVSVDAREARDAFTQGRLSELLSLQGDFLQHLRYDDCPDLDDWITAERERLLEWRSQALRAVLTRAEREGDYAQALDLARRLLDLDPVSEEAHRHVMRLHYLHGDRPAALRAYRRCQEVLRREFGVSPLPETVQLAREIDRGTVPMLTPHRTVTLPLAVQRPPHLVGREREWAQMEAAWDQVLFIYLRGAPGSGKTRLAQDFAASKGDFVVYGGRPGDTQVPFASSARNARTVLDRFPDVPLQEWVRREMARVLPELALPAEVLTPLSSEADVLRLRQAMQVFFAERTGHLACVLVDDWQFYDYESNQDGVFMWGTPLPQGVGVKMPKMIVTYRPDEVTPESEALIGRLVEQGLGIFIDLEPLQGDGIELLMDDLGVPPDPRARDRLRSHSGGNPLFLLETVKYLLESGQLADGLPERLPLPPKVGQLIERRLALLSPPALQAVRAAAVLQRDFDVELVAQVLGAPLFDLLGAWEELESAQIMRGESFSHDLVYEAVRQGVPASIWPLLHRGAARALEGQGAHPARIATHWLGGGKPALAAPCWLAAAETARARYLTGTVADNLGQAGDAYWAAGNADAAFDAWMQQAEELFYLERLDDFLACVEAMQPRAGTLRQRGIVQRLISARHWMHGDAAGAVREADIGLTYAVQAGDLRLEAEVLELRGAVSLQSSPSQDLQASLERMMVIGNTLNDRLIQAKAHIMLSTQFSERDLRVSLHHAEAGEKLFRSLHDATGVAACAQKAASAYLKLGDLGAVRGTLARKAAELAQGDRPITQQFYLLESQAHCDYAQGHYRQALAALDEALGLDVMHGPLWRPGLRAWRATVLADLGASAEALAEVREVLGGLSTSLHHRLEVRVLSLDVLAALQQWDEAAAALSEAQRVPHGGVYWGTRLELARAALLPPADRLPILNDVLRCSHAAGLRGLSLAAEVRRNAARLALNLAPLPWEADLSDQPAGVIGLPEWLSVRVQVAAVHGPEQQAEAWAALHTWAAQAVRSDVPPEYRAAFVQQPRLHSVFLQPEVEGLPSGEA